The DNA sequence TTTACTTTAAGTACTGATTTAGGTTGGCAACTGGTTGACCCGACTTATGGGTTTGCAGCTTTGGGGGCTCAGATTCTAGGACCAATTTTTAATAGTGGCGCAAACCAGAAAAGGGTAGTCGTGGAAAAAACCGTTACAGCGCAACTTTTTCATGGGTATGAGCAAACTTACCTGAATGCCTTAAGGGAGGTAGAAGATGCCATGATTGCAGTCGAAACCTACAGGGTGGAATATGACTTGAGAAGGGAGCAGGTTCAGGCAGCTGAACAAGCAGCTTCCTTATCTTGGGTACGTTATGAGGGAGGTTTGACGAGTTATTTGGAGGTGCTGGATTTACAGCGTTCTCTTTTTAATTCTCAGTTAAGGGCTTCGGAGAGCTTGCGGTTGCACCTTACCTCCATTGTTCAGCTTTATCAGGCACTGGGAGGTGGTTGGTCACTAGAGCAGGAAAATGAGTTGCAAAATCGATATGAAACGGATTGATCTATTTTTATTTGTTCTTGTTTTGCTCAGGGAAGTAAATGTACTGAACAGCTGAGATCACAATCGCTGTAGACCATCCAAACATAATCACACCTACTGCCGCTTCCAGTGCAGAAAGTAATTTCCATTCGTCATAAAGTGTGATATCCCCATATCCTAAGGTTGTGATGGTGACCACTGAAAAGTAGACTGCATTTTCAAACCCCTTAATAGCATCCAGATAGAGGTAGCAACATGCCCAAATGATCGCTTCAATGATACTGGCAGAGAGCATAGTCAATACCATGATAGACACCCATATTACCCTTGAAAACTTCCTTCCTTTAATGTTATCATTAGACCTGTTCTTGATAATCTGTATGATAAACCTTGTGGCTTCTGCATGGAAGTATATCGTGATAATTACGAGAATAATACCAATCAGAATTTGCTTCCACATTTGTCTGTTCAATTAATTGTTCCATCCACCTCCTAGAGCCCTGTACAGGTCTACTGTAGACTGCAAAAGCTGCTTTTGGGTGTCTGCTAAATCGAGTTCGGCTTGCAATACGCTAAACTGTGCTGTAATTACCTCAAGGTAAGTAGCGTATCCACTGCGGAAAAGTTCATTGGAAAGTGTTGCCGCCTGATTCAAGGCATCCACCTCCTGTATTTTGAGTGCTTTTACTTCTCCTTGCTTGCTGACACTGACCAATGCATTGGAAACCTCTTGAAACCCATTGACAACACTTTGTTGGTAACTGAAAAGGGCTTGTGCTCTACGGGCTTTGGTTGCATTAAAGTTACTGCGGATCGTATTGGCTTGAAATATAGGAGCCGTAAGGCCAGCACCAACAGTATAGGCAAACGATTCGGCAGAGAAAAAAGAAGAGGCATCGAAGGAGTTCAGGAAGCCAGAACCTGAAAGGGTCAAGGCAGGATAGAATGCTGCCTGAGCTGCACCTACATCAGCGTTGGCAGCCACCAAACCGTATTCTGCTTCTACGATGTCTGGTCTTCGAGCTAGCAGGTAGGAAGGAACCCCAGTTTGTATAGATTCCGGTAGCGGTTCTTCCATAATATTGTCAGCTCTTCTGATTGGCTGGGGAAACCTTCCTAGTACAAGGTTTAAAGCATTTTCTGTGATCACAATCTGTCGTTCTATAGCTGGTTTCAACGACATGGTGTTCAGTAATTGGGCTTCAAGTTGCTTAACTCCCACTTCATTGGCTCTTCCTCCATCTTT is a window from the Limibacter armeniacum genome containing:
- a CDS encoding efflux transporter outer membrane subunit is translated as MKKLLRILIYNAIVASMLLSQGCKMGKNYSRPDLNLPQVYSDSASTDTASIVDIDWRNYFSDPNLIALIDTGLNNNFDLLTASQRVAESMAFFKQSQGALAPSFSGFASAAAQDPGENSLIGRNLAAANAVADAEGSSSIDIPIEDYQLGIDMSWELDIWGRLRRMKEAAKSRLLQTEAGQRAVQTALVAQIANLYYELLSLDTQLDIVNKNIALQREAYDVSKLLKDGGRANEVGVKQLEAQLLNTMSLKPAIERQIVITENALNLVLGRFPQPIRRADNIMEEPLPESIQTGVPSYLLARRPDIVEAEYGLVAANADVGAAQAAFYPALTLSGSGFLNSFDASSFFSAESFAYTVGAGLTAPIFQANTIRSNFNATKARRAQALFSYQQSVVNGFQEVSNALVSVSKQGEVKALKIQEVDALNQAATLSNELFRSGYATYLEVITAQFSVLQAELDLADTQKQLLQSTVDLYRALGGGWNN
- a CDS encoding potassium channel family protein; the protein is MWKQILIGIILVIITIYFHAEATRFIIQIIKNRSNDNIKGRKFSRVIWVSIMVLTMLSASIIEAIIWACCYLYLDAIKGFENAVYFSVVTITTLGYGDITLYDEWKLLSALEAAVGVIMFGWSTAIVISAVQYIYFPEQNKNK